From Mya arenaria isolate MELC-2E11 chromosome 1, ASM2691426v1, a single genomic window includes:
- the LOC128236850 gene encoding uncharacterized protein LOC128236850 has protein sequence MSKATNKEQACDAHKNELAVSVCIKHHNLLCLDCIVHKKKTDCDLKIIEKLLPAERHLYELLIIKKSIVEKKGYIDTHTESVQEKSKELKAEIKAHTERLIQEIKECEVKTAREVELQSKILLDRDEEEIRKIKSLEDDVLKKIGAISTIDNEALESEIELLHEQEANVMNLADLEVLSRYIETLTLTNVTDTGCSGKIEIFDFNKQDDYLGPLSKDKQSMYESSSKGEENNPNESALKSPAPVGPKSTNILNEQSNEAAVTGDTTEVAISDIIPLPNAVSKKKRWPPFQSDKLSRSKDKEDCQIKSKDQLKPKGIPDFSLLKDRELQLSQFVSKMGLIKIRSLVVTGSYQFVLLDEQGNLMLTDMTGHIHDSMKLKPSDMPYITSYDSHSVAMLQNREQTINIVNFNNGKLTKAKALSKLKQRVTVTGFDYHEDTHTFAISGYDGDKGCLILVHVDKQSQEECHKFDMRVFLKSCPNENDVHKTMYDFQNEALYVLNVTYKTLKRFDFSTNSFKWKRKIDEKSFSPQQMTADSSKLYVTSMNCVVVFEKKTGDYNQSLQADKLGNDVLNAICLIPNERLVVSSCVSEDPQKAATLVFVDI, from the coding sequence ATGTCGAAAGCAACGAATAAAGAACAAGCTTGTGATGCACACAAGAATGAACTCGCTGTATCTGTATGTATTAAACATCACAATTTATTGTGCCTTGATTGTATTGTGCACAAGAAAAAGACTGATTGTGACCTCAAGATTATAGAAAAGCTCTTACCAGCCGAACGGCACTTATATGAACTTTTGATCATTAAGAAGAGTATTGTCGAAAAAAAGGGGTATATTGATACTCATACAGAATCGGTTCAAGAGAAAAGTAAGGAACTTAAAGCTGAAATCAAAGCACATACTGAGAGGTTAATCCAAGAGATCAAAGAATGTGAAGTCAAAACTGCAAGAGAGGTAGAACTGCAATCAAAAATTCTTTTGGATCGGGATGAAGAAGAAATTCGCAAAATCAAATCTCTAGAAGATGATGTTTTGAAAAAGATTGGAGCTATTAGCACAATAGATAATGAAGCTTTAGAATCAGAAATCGAACTACTGCATGAGCAAGAAGCAAATGTAATGAACCTAGCTGATCTGGAAGTCTTGTCCCGCTATATTGAAACATTGACCCTTACCAATGTCACTGACACCGGGTGTTCAGGTAAGATCgagatatttgattttaataagcaGGATGACTACCTCGGTCCATTGTCAAAAGATAAACAGAGCATGTACGAAAGCAGTAGTAAAGGAGAAGAAAACAACCCAAACGAAAGTGCTCTTAAATCACCTGCTCCTGTTGGGCCAAAGTCTACCAACATATTGAATGAACAATCAAATGAAGCTGCGGTCACAGGAGATACAACAGAAGTAGCTATATCCGATATTATTCCATTACCAAATGCTGTTTCTAAGAAAAAGCGTTGGCCACCCTTTCAAAGTGATAAATTAAGCCGAAGTAAAGATAAGGAAGATTGCCAAATTAAATCAAAAGATCAATTGAAGCCAAAGGGTATTCCGgacttttcattattaaaagaTAGGGAACTTCAATTGAGTCAATTTGTGTCGAAAATGGGattaattaaaataagaagCTTAGTTGTGACAGGATCGTATCAGTTTGTGTTGCTTGATGAACAGGGAAACCTGATGTTGACTGATATGACAGGTCATATTCATGACAGTATGAAACTCAAACCAAGTGATATGCCGTACATAACATCTTACGACAGTCATTCTGTAGCCATGCTTCAAAACAGAGAACAAACCATTAACATTGTGAATTTTAACAACGGTAAACTGACGAAAGCGAAAGCGTTGTCAAAACTGAAACAAAGGGTAACAGTCACAGGGTTTGATTATCATGAAGACACACATACATTTGCGATAAGTGGATATGATGGTGACAAAGGGTGCTTGATTCTTGTTCATGTTGACAAACAAAGTCAGGAAGAGTGTCACAAATTCGACATGCGGGTGTTTTTGAAATCGTGTCCGAACGAAAATGACGTGCACAAAACGATGTATGATTTCCAAAATGAGGCACTTTACGTTTTGAATGTCACTTATAAGACCCTGAAGCGATTTGATTTTTCTACGAACAGTTTTAAATGGAAACGAAAAATAGACGAGAAAAGTTTTAGTCCACAACAAATGACAGCTGACTCTAGCAAATTGTATGTGACGAGCATGAATTGTGTCgttgtgtttgaaaagaaaaccGGCGACTATAACCAATCTCTACAAGCAGATAAACTAGGGAACGACGTTCTGAATGCGATTTGCCTTATACCAAATGAGCGCTTAGTGGTGTCCTCGTGCGTTTCCGAAGATCCTCAAAAAGCAGCGACCCTCGTGTTTGTTGATATTTAA